In Oncorhynchus mykiss isolate Arlee chromosome 1, USDA_OmykA_1.1, whole genome shotgun sequence, the following proteins share a genomic window:
- the LOC110503939 gene encoding mitochondrial import inner membrane translocase subunit Tim13, whose protein sequence is MDGFGSDFSSGAGSGKMDTGTIMEQVKVQIAVANAQELLQRMTDKCFKKCIGKPGGTLDNSEQKCIAMCMDRYMDAWNTVSRAYNSRLQRERARI, encoded by the exons ATGGACGGATTTGGTTCCGACTTTTCATCAGGTGCTGGGTCCGGTAAAATGGACACCGGGACAATCATGGAGCAAGTGAAGGTCCAGATTGCGGTGGCTAATGCGCAAGAGCTCTTGCAG AGGATGACAGACAAATGCTTCAAGAAATGCATAGGCAAACCAGGAGGCACGTTGGATAACTCTGAACAG AAATGCATCGCTATGTGCATGGATCGATATATGGATGCATGGAATACTGTGTCCCGTGCCTACAATtccagactacagagggaaagGGCTCGTATATGA